From Streptomyces yatensis, one genomic window encodes:
- a CDS encoding prephenate dehydrogenase yields MNALSADSSVGSTIEVLEAELPQLQKQQEALKGDLEAVTKRLEAVSTALSSLQTLSIATASEQVVDGAPVAVAKPVAEATPAEPAAEPATEATAETEPETAEDTASTGRTSAATRKAAIGRQRSRGKAAKAPATGRATKTAGKKTAAAKKTAAKAATKAPKATKATVKATTKATAKATAKPAKATKAAAEKPAEKATKETATTSERSTGLADSVLAALRKAGRPMRASEVNDALGREETRTNVNSVRNTLERLRSSDRAQRSGRGLYEASATS; encoded by the coding sequence GTGAACGCGTTGAGCGCGGACAGCAGTGTGGGTTCGACCATTGAGGTACTGGAGGCCGAGCTCCCCCAACTGCAGAAGCAACAGGAGGCACTCAAGGGTGATTTGGAGGCCGTCACCAAGCGGCTGGAGGCGGTCAGCACTGCCCTGAGCAGCCTGCAGACGCTCTCCATCGCCACGGCCTCCGAGCAGGTCGTGGACGGCGCCCCGGTGGCGGTGGCGAAGCCCGTGGCCGAGGCCACCCCGGCCGAGCCGGCCGCGGAGCCGGCCACCGAGGCCACCGCCGAGACCGAGCCGGAGACCGCCGAGGACACGGCCTCCACCGGCCGTACCTCCGCCGCCACGCGCAAGGCGGCCATCGGCCGTCAGCGCAGCAGGGGCAAGGCGGCCAAGGCGCCGGCCACCGGGCGGGCCACCAAGACGGCGGGCAAGAAGACCGCCGCCGCCAAGAAGACCGCCGCGAAGGCCGCGACGAAGGCTCCCAAGGCCACCAAGGCCACGGTGAAGGCCACCACCAAGGCCACCGCGAAGGCCACCGCGAAGCCCGCCAAGGCCACCAAGGCCGCCGCCGAGAAGCCCGCGGAGAAGGCCACCAAGGAGACGGCCACCACCTCCGAGCGCTCCACGGGGCTCGCCGACAGCGTGCTGGCCGCGCTGCGCAAGGCCGGCCGTCCCATGCGGGCCTCCGAGGTCAACGACGCCCTGGGCCGCGAGGAGACCCGCACCAATGTGAACTCGGTGCGCAACACCCTCGAGCGGCTGCGCTCCTCGGACCGGGCCCAGCGTTCCGGCCGTGGCCTGTACGAGGCCTCGGCCACCAGCTGA
- a CDS encoding ABC transporter ATP-binding protein — protein MSSHTSPAIELRGTSKAFRTPSGALHTAVRDLDLTVGHGEFVAVVGPTGCGKSTTLTLVSGLEEPTEGEVLVAGEPVRGIASNVGFVFQQDAVFPWRSVLSNVMAGPRFRGVPKPEAKERAREWLARVGLSSFEDRYPHQLSGGQRKRVALASTFVNDPEILLMDEPFSALDVQTRALMSDELLELWAGTGACVVFVTHDLEESIALADKVVVMTAGPATVKEVFEIDLPRPRKVESVRLEPRFVEIYREIWSSLGEEVRITRERGAVDDA, from the coding sequence ATGAGCAGCCACACCAGCCCCGCCATCGAGCTGCGGGGAACGAGCAAGGCGTTCCGGACACCGTCCGGGGCCCTCCACACCGCGGTCAGGGATCTCGACCTGACGGTTGGGCACGGTGAGTTCGTCGCCGTCGTCGGGCCCACCGGTTGCGGAAAGTCCACGACACTGACGCTGGTCAGCGGGTTGGAGGAGCCCACCGAGGGCGAGGTGCTGGTGGCCGGTGAGCCGGTCCGCGGCATCGCCTCCAACGTCGGCTTCGTCTTCCAGCAGGACGCGGTGTTCCCCTGGCGCAGCGTGCTGTCGAATGTGATGGCCGGCCCGCGGTTTCGCGGTGTGCCCAAGCCGGAGGCGAAGGAGCGGGCCCGTGAGTGGCTGGCCCGGGTCGGCCTCTCCTCCTTCGAGGACCGCTATCCGCATCAACTGTCGGGCGGTCAGCGCAAGCGCGTGGCGCTCGCGTCGACCTTCGTCAACGACCCCGAGATCCTGCTCATGGACGAGCCGTTCTCGGCGCTCGATGTGCAGACCCGCGCGCTGATGTCGGACGAACTGCTGGAGCTGTGGGCGGGGACCGGCGCCTGCGTCGTCTTCGTCACCCACGACCTGGAGGAGTCCATCGCCCTGGCCGACAAGGTCGTCGTGATGACGGCCGGACCGGCCACCGTCAAGGAGGTCTTCGAGATCGATCTGCCCCGGCCCCGCAAGGTCGAGTCGGTGCGGCTGGAGCCGCGGTTCGTGGAGATCTACCGGGAGATCTGGTCCTCGCTCGGCGAAGAGGTCCGCATCACCCGTGAGAGGGGTGCCGTCGATGATGCCTGA
- a CDS encoding response regulator, whose product MIDVLVVDDDFHVAEINAAYVAQVPGYRVTARAHTAAQALATLERTPVDLVLLDHYLPDETGLTLVRRMRQLGHHADVIMVTAACDVATVQAAMRHGALQYLVKPFSFAGLRAKLDGYAGLRRTLEGVGGRGETGQERVDRIFGAFAAADTSGPALPKGHSAPTVDLIRRVLDQADQPLSAHEVAERTGISRSTAQRYLKYLEHAGRISLTLKYGDTGRPEHRYTWVAVN is encoded by the coding sequence ATGATCGACGTTCTTGTCGTGGACGACGACTTCCACGTCGCCGAGATCAACGCCGCGTATGTGGCCCAGGTGCCCGGCTACCGGGTCACCGCCCGCGCCCACACCGCCGCCCAGGCCCTCGCGACCCTCGAACGCACCCCGGTCGACCTCGTCCTGCTCGACCACTATCTGCCGGACGAGACCGGGCTGACCCTGGTGCGGCGGATGCGCCAGCTCGGCCACCACGCCGACGTCATCATGGTGACGGCCGCCTGCGATGTGGCCACCGTCCAGGCCGCCATGCGCCATGGCGCACTGCAGTACCTGGTCAAGCCGTTCAGCTTCGCCGGGCTACGGGCCAAGCTGGACGGCTACGCGGGGCTGCGCCGCACCCTCGAGGGCGTCGGCGGGCGCGGCGAGACCGGCCAGGAGAGGGTGGACCGGATCTTCGGCGCCTTCGCAGCCGCCGACACTTCCGGCCCCGCCCTCCCCAAAGGCCACTCCGCACCCACCGTCGACCTCATACGGCGGGTCCTGGACCAGGCCGACCAGCCGCTCTCCGCCCACGAAGTGGCGGAGCGCACCGGCATCAGCCGCTCCACGGCCCAGCGCTATCTGAAGTACCTCGAACATGCGGGCCGCATCAGCCTCACCCTCAAGTACGGGGACACCGGCCGTCCCGAACACCGCTACACATGGGTGGCGGTGAACTGA
- a CDS encoding ABC transporter permease — MMPETISATAAPALDKTPGTRTKARARAARNRAILVQTSRALVLLGVIGLWEWLARAAVIDPFNFSMPSKIWDQLQQWALHGTAQGSLWEQIWYTLYEALLGWGIGVVAGVVLGIAFGRVAFLADVLGPYIKVLNALPRIVLAPIFLIWFGLGPASKVASAVVLVFFPVFFNAFQGAREVDRNLVANSRILGASNRQVTLQVVIPSATSWIFTSLHVSFGFALIGAIVGEYIGATKGLGLLVSSSQGTFNAAGVYAAMVILAVVALLAEGLLTFLEKRLFRWKPAQPGEDR; from the coding sequence ATGATGCCTGAGACCATCTCCGCCACGGCCGCCCCCGCCCTCGACAAGACACCCGGCACGCGCACCAAGGCCCGGGCACGCGCCGCCCGCAACCGCGCGATCCTCGTCCAGACCAGCCGCGCCCTGGTGCTCCTCGGCGTCATCGGGCTGTGGGAATGGCTGGCCCGCGCCGCCGTCATCGACCCCTTCAACTTCTCGATGCCCTCCAAGATCTGGGACCAGCTCCAGCAGTGGGCGCTGCACGGCACCGCGCAGGGCTCGCTGTGGGAACAGATCTGGTACACGCTCTACGAGGCGCTCCTCGGCTGGGGCATCGGCGTGGTGGCCGGTGTGGTCCTGGGGATCGCGTTCGGCCGGGTCGCCTTCCTCGCCGATGTGCTCGGCCCGTACATCAAGGTGCTCAACGCGCTGCCGCGGATCGTCCTCGCACCCATCTTCCTGATCTGGTTCGGGCTCGGCCCGGCCTCGAAGGTCGCCTCGGCCGTCGTCCTGGTCTTCTTCCCCGTCTTCTTCAACGCCTTCCAGGGCGCCCGGGAGGTCGACCGCAACCTGGTGGCCAACTCGCGGATCCTCGGCGCGAGCAACCGCCAGGTCACCCTCCAGGTGGTGATTCCCTCCGCCACCTCGTGGATCTTCACCAGCCTCCACGTCAGCTTCGGCTTCGCCCTCATCGGCGCCATCGTCGGCGAGTACATCGGCGCCACCAAGGGGCTCGGCCTGCTGGTGTCCTCCTCGCAGGGCACCTTCAACGCCGCCGGTGTGTACGCCGCCATGGTGATCCTCGCCGTGGTGGCCCTGCTCGCCGAGGGGCTGCTGACCTTCCTGGAGAAGCGGCTCTTCCGCTGGAAGCCCGCCCAGCCCGGCGAAGACCGCTGA
- a CDS encoding ATP-binding protein gives MRIRWPRRVSGQVLAAQLSITAGVMVLATALFLAPLSSEIDNQAMHQALAIAQTTAADPDIARDLTATEPTPSGPVQRAAERIRRATGALYIVVMDPRGVRWSHTTTARIGEHVSTDPGEALSGREVLQIDVGTLGRSARAKVPLRSRDGRIVGAVSVGIGYGSVRDQLLAAVPRLLLYAGAALGVGVLAAIAVSRQLRRRTHGVAFADISALLDEREAMLHGIREGVVAFDRQGRIRLINDEAGRLLGIRPDATGRTLEESLPPGRTTDVLAGRVDGADLLTVSGARVLVANRMPTEDGGAVATLRDRTELELLGRELDSTRGLLDALRAQDHEHANRLHTLLGLLELGLHERAAQFVAELTNARRASAEQISERVHDPLLSALLVGKSAIVAERGVALRISPATLLPGRVVDPRDLVTVLGNLIDNALDAVASRPSPAPFIEVELRAEGTTAVLRVSDTGPGVPPGMREHIFTEGWSTKRPARTGSPDAGPDAHEGPATVSPRGRGIGLALVRRLAERYGGMARVTARAGGGAVFTVVLPEALTGDDTPTHEFTAAGESR, from the coding sequence ATGCGCATCCGATGGCCCCGGCGTGTCTCCGGCCAGGTTCTCGCCGCGCAGCTGTCCATCACCGCCGGGGTGATGGTGCTGGCGACCGCGCTGTTCCTGGCCCCGCTCAGCTCCGAGATCGACAACCAGGCGATGCACCAGGCGCTCGCCATCGCCCAGACCACCGCGGCCGATCCGGACATCGCGCGGGACCTCACCGCCACCGAGCCCACCCCCTCGGGTCCGGTGCAGCGGGCGGCCGAACGGATCCGCCGGGCCACCGGGGCGCTGTACATCGTGGTGATGGACCCCCGGGGGGTGCGCTGGTCGCACACCACCACCGCCCGGATCGGCGAACACGTCTCCACCGATCCGGGCGAGGCGCTCTCGGGCCGGGAGGTGCTGCAGATCGACGTGGGCACGCTCGGCCGCTCGGCCCGCGCCAAGGTGCCGCTGCGCTCCCGGGACGGACGGATCGTCGGGGCGGTGTCGGTGGGCATCGGCTACGGCAGTGTGCGCGACCAACTGCTGGCGGCGGTGCCCCGGCTGCTGCTGTACGCGGGGGCGGCGCTCGGGGTGGGTGTCCTGGCGGCGATCGCGGTCTCGCGCCAACTGCGCCGCCGTACCCACGGTGTCGCGTTCGCCGACATCTCGGCGCTGCTGGACGAGCGGGAGGCGATGCTGCACGGCATCCGCGAAGGGGTCGTGGCCTTCGACCGGCAGGGCCGGATCCGCCTGATCAACGACGAGGCCGGGCGGCTGCTCGGGATCCGCCCGGACGCCACCGGCCGCACCCTGGAGGAGTCACTGCCACCGGGCCGTACCACCGATGTGCTGGCGGGGCGGGTGGACGGGGCGGATCTGCTGACGGTCAGCGGCGCCCGGGTGCTGGTGGCCAACCGCATGCCGACCGAGGACGGCGGGGCGGTGGCGACCCTGCGCGACCGCACCGAGCTGGAGTTGCTGGGCCGTGAGCTGGACAGCACCCGCGGGCTGCTGGACGCGCTGCGCGCTCAGGACCACGAACACGCCAACCGGCTGCACACCCTGCTGGGGCTGCTGGAGCTGGGACTGCACGAACGCGCGGCACAGTTCGTGGCCGAGCTCACCAACGCCCGGCGTGCCTCGGCCGAGCAGATCTCCGAACGGGTGCACGATCCGCTGCTGTCGGCGCTGCTGGTCGGCAAGTCGGCCATCGTGGCCGAGCGCGGAGTGGCCCTGCGCATCTCGCCCGCGACGCTGCTGCCCGGGCGGGTGGTCGATCCGCGCGACCTGGTGACCGTGCTCGGCAACCTCATCGACAACGCGCTGGACGCGGTGGCCTCACGCCCCTCCCCCGCCCCGTTCATCGAGGTCGAGTTGAGGGCCGAGGGCACCACCGCCGTACTGCGGGTGAGCGACACCGGTCCGGGGGTGCCACCGGGGATGCGCGAACACATCTTCACCGAGGGCTGGTCCACCAAACGGCCCGCCCGCACCGGCTCCCCGGACGCCGGGCCCGACGCCCACGAGGGGCCCGCCACGGTATCGCCGCGCGGCCGTGGCATCGGACTCGCGCTGGTACGGCGGCTGGCCGAGCGGTACGGAGGCATGGCCCGGGTCACCGCCCGGGCGGGTGGCGGGGCGGTGTTCACCGTCGTCCTGCCCGAGGCCCTCACCGGGGACGACACACCCACTCATGAGTTCACCGCAGCAGGAGAGTCACGATGA